The nucleotide window GAAAGAAATTCTAAGATCAAAACTGTTGATGGTATCGGGGACCGTTCAAAGAGAAGGCCAGGTAATACATCTGGTGGCCGGCAGCTTTTACAATCTTTCAGGGCTATTTACCAACCTGGTGCTGCCACGCTTAGAGGGAAGAAATTTGCTGGGCCCTTATGGCCATGAGTCCAACAAGAATACTAACGAAACCCAGGCTGCAACCAATGTATTTCATGAGGGAAGGAATTTTAAGTAACCTGAAAACTACATCGCCGTCTAAGAGTGGTTGGAGAGACTGCAATTATAGCGAAAATCTTTTTCTCGCCGTTGCAAGTGTTTTCACCTGCAATTTACAGTGCAAACTACATCGCCGTCTAAGGATAGTTGGAGACAACTCCAACCATGGCGAAAAACTTTTACTCTTAAGATGTAATTTTATAGATTTACAAGAGTCTTATATCGTTTTGAACAAACCAAAACTCATCAACAGCCGAACGGTATTTGTAAGTACTGTGATTATTGTCCCGGTGCTCTCGCTTATTGTTTATTTATCAGGTTTGCAAAGTCATCGGTCACTTTATCTGAACTCGTTGGTTTCCACAACCATTCTGTCGTTAACATTTTTCATTTTCATTACTACTGGTTTATATAACGGTTGGAAATTAAAAGATAGCTATGGTAATTTCCTGAAAAAATTTTCCCGTTGGAAAAAACCCGGCTCTTCTACTCTGGATATTCCGGACCTGGATTTCGATAGCATTGAACCAGTTGGCTGTATCGTGTCATTATTAATATGGCTGATACTGGCAGTCTTTGGTTCGATCATACTTTGGACTATCGGAGCTATGGTGTGGGCCATCATCCTTGTAATCGCAGGATTGCTTTACTGGATCATCTTTCGTGCTTACCGGCTAATATTTCTCAATTCACCGAGATGCAAAAACAACCTCAGTAAAAGCATGCGCATCGCTTTAACTTATACAATTCTATACAACTGCTGGATTTATGCTATCATTTTCGGTGCTCATTACTTACAAGAAAACTTCATCCAGCATCCTTATATGTAAAGTAGTGTGACCAAACTCGTCCTTCTGAACCGGGTAATATCATCACATCCATTTATACGGCGTATTCGCTAAAGGATTATTGCCCTTCCAGTCGCCATCCTTATAATTACTCCACCATTGCCGATATTGATCGCTGATCATTAGTATTTCTACACCCGTAACGCCCTTGAATCTTTCCGGAATATCCTTCGAGGTATCGATCAGGTAGGGATCCAGCCAGCCCTTCTCTCTGATAATTTCAACAACAGCTAACAAACACTCGCCCAAAATAAAATAATCCCGACCCTCCGGATGTGGCCTTCGCGACGATATAGGATTGGTCGGAAATTTTTCAATACGGGCGGTATCTTTAGATAATTCAATCAACCGGGCAACATGCTTATGCCCAAACCGCGGCATTTTAAGCCATAGGGGCTTTCCGTCATCGCCAACTTCTCGCTCATTATAGCTACCGCTTTTTAATTGGCTAACAAATAGGTCTACATCAGGATTATTAACGTCAAAACCGTTTTTCTTACAACCCAGCAAGAAAAAGAACGACATCGAAAAAAGCAGGAGTTTATTCATAAGCAGTCTTTATATAAAGATACCAAAAAATCAGAGCACAACGCCCCATTCTGCGGCATGGTAACCGGTTCGCGGCACTGTATTTCGTATAACATGTGGTTTTAACGGGGATGGCGTATCGGTACCCTTTACTACATAAAACAACCTAAGAAAGTTTTCCGGTGCTGATGAAAAGCGAACTTTGATCAGCTCTTCGATCACTGGCCGCTCCTGCGGGTAGATATGGTAATAATCATGATCCTTTAAAAGGGGGACCCAGTAATCAATAAAGTCTTTGATCTCGTTGATCTTGAAATGATAGGCAGCTAAATTGCTTTTAAAGAAAATCTCCAGGCTATCCTTTGCAACGGTCCAGCCTGTTTTATATTGCCACTCATCCGGCTGCTCACTCTCATAAAATAAATAATCATACTGACCGTTTATTTTCCCTTCAGGAGTTACGGTTACATTCCATCCTGCTCCATAAAGAGGAATAGACTCCACTACCCTGCCACCTTTCGGAAAATCGAGCGCTACGCTAAGGCTCAACGTTTGTTTGGGATAGATATAAATATTGGGCTTGTATACAACTATGCAGTCTTTGCATTTTTTAGGGTCATCGTCCGGTTTTTTACGACACCCAGCTATATGAAGTGCTGATAAGATAAGCAACAGAAAAGCAATCCGGTAAAGTTTCATCTGCATCGTTTTTAGTTTATTTTGGTTGAACGTTGCCGGAGATCCAAACGCAACAGTCAGCGCCGATATTCATCAGAACGCTAACTATTGCGTCAATTTCTATCTATTGTAGAGGTTTCAGCTTCGCCGTAAAATGCCTGAGCAAGGGCGCTTCTTCTGTAATCTCCAAGCCCTTAATCAAATCCCGGCGCTGAAATACATCAATCACCACTTCTGATACATAATCAATATGGCTTTGTGTATACACCCGCCTCGGAATCGCCAAACGTACCAGCTCCATTGCCGCCGGGATGAGTTCGCCCGCTTCATCATATTTACCAAACATTAAAGAGCCTATTTCCACCGACCGGATACCACCCGCCAGGTACAATTCACAAACCAGCGCCTGTCCCGGGTACTGTGCTACCGGTATATGTGGCAAAAAAGCCTTACTATCGATATAAATAGCATGTCCTCCCGCCGGACGCATTACCGGCACTCCGGCAGCATGCAGCTTATCGCTTAGGTATTCTATACTGCGGATGCGATACTGCAGGTATGACTCTTCCATTACTTCTCTCAATCCTATGGCAATAGCCTCCAGGTCTCTCCCAGCCAATCCTCCGTAAGTAGGAAATCCTTCAGTAATAATTAACAGGTTGCGACACTCTTTCGCCAGCGCCTCACTATGCAATGCAAGGAAGCCACCAATATTAGCAAATGCATCTTTTTTAGCGCTCATGGTAGCTCCGTCAGCATAAGAGAACATTTCTTTCGCGATATCCTCAATACTGCTATTCTGATAGCCATCCTCCCTGAGTTTAATAAAATAAGCATTTTCTGCAAACCTGCAGGCATCGATATAAAAAGGAATTTGGTTGGCGGCGCAGATGGCTTTGACTTCTTTGATGTTTTGCATACTTACCGGCTGTCCACCTCCCGAGTTATTGGTAATAGTAAGGATGACGGCTGGTATAGTTTCTGCACCTTTCTCTTTTATAAATTGTTCCAAAGC belongs to Niabella yanshanensis and includes:
- a CDS encoding tryptophanase, with amino-acid sequence MKTIIEPFRIKSVEPIFVTTPEERKAILEQAFYNPFLVNAEHVLIDLLTDSGTSAMSSHQWAGIMQGDESYAGSRSFFHFESVVKSITGMPFIIPTHQGRASEKILFSILGGKGKFFVSNTLFDTTRANIEFSGATGIDLLCEEGKHPAIPAPFKGNLDTVALEQFIKEKGAETIPAVILTITNNSGGGQPVSMQNIKEVKAICAANQIPFYIDACRFAENAYFIKLREDGYQNSSIEDIAKEMFSYADGATMSAKKDAFANIGGFLALHSEALAKECRNLLIITEGFPTYGGLAGRDLEAIAIGLREVMEESYLQYRIRSIEYLSDKLHAAGVPVMRPAGGHAIYIDSKAFLPHIPVAQYPGQALVCELYLAGGIRSVEIGSLMFGKYDEAGELIPAAMELVRLAIPRRVYTQSHIDYVSEVVIDVFQRRDLIKGLEITEEAPLLRHFTAKLKPLQ
- a CDS encoding DUF4943 family protein codes for the protein MNKLLLFSMSFFFLLGCKKNGFDVNNPDVDLFVSQLKSGSYNEREVGDDGKPLWLKMPRFGHKHVARLIELSKDTARIEKFPTNPISSRRPHPEGRDYFILGECLLAVVEIIREKGWLDPYLIDTSKDIPERFKGVTGVEILMISDQYRQWWSNYKDGDWKGNNPLANTPYKWM